Proteins co-encoded in one Aspergillus fumigatus Af293 chromosome 6, whole genome shotgun sequence genomic window:
- the gliT gene encoding thioredoxin reductase gliT yields MSIGKLLSNGALLVDVLIIGAGPAGLSTATGLARQLHTAVVFDSGVYRNAKTQHMHNVLGWDHRNPAELRAAGRADLTTRYSTIQFQNSTIEAIRQVETNQLFEARDNEGHSWYGRKVVLATGVRDIPLDIEGYSECWANGIYHCLFCDGYEERGQETVGVLALGPIANPARALHLARMALRLSESVTIYTNGNEQLAKEIQQAAEESPVGASGLKFEARPIRRFEKGDVAKTVIVHLGESESKTEGFLVYNPQTEVNGPFAKQLALNMTEGGDILTTPPFYETSVPGVFAVGDCATPLKAVTPAVSMGSLAAGGLVAQLQAQALPEFRLDQEL; encoded by the exons ATGTCGATCGGCAAACTACTCTCCAACGGAGCCCTGCTCGTCGACGTGCTCATCATCGGCGCCGGTCCCGCTGGTCTCTCGACAGCCACCGGCCTGGCCCGTCAACTGCACACGGCAGTCGTCTTCGACTCTGGCGTCTACCGCAATGCAAAGACCCAGCACATGCACAACGTCCTCGGATGGGACCACCGCAACCCGGCCGAGCTGCGCGCCGCGGGTCGCGCCGACCTGACCACCCGCTACTCCACCATCCAGTTCCAGAACAGCACGATCGAGGCGATCCGCCAGGTCGAGACCAACCAGCTGTTCGAGGCGCGCGACAACGAGGGCCACAGCTGGTACGGTCGCAAGGTCGTGCTGGCGACCGGCGTCCGCGACATCCCCCTCGACATCGAGGGATACTCGGAGTGCTGGGCGAACGGCATCTACCACTGTCTCTTCTGCGACGGCTACGAGGAACGTGGCCAGGAGACCGTGGGTGTCCTGGCTCTGGGGCCCATCGCGAACCCTGCGCGCGCTCTGCATTTGGCTCGCATGGCCCTCCGGCTTTCCGAGTCCGTCACCATCTACACGAATGGCAATGAGCAgctggccaaggagatcCAGCAGGCCGCCGAGGAATCCCCTGTCGGTGCCTCGGGACTGAAATTCGAGGCTCGACCCATCCGGCGATTCGAAAAGGGCGATGTCGCCAAGACCGTCATTGTTCATCTTGGGGAGTCGGAGTCGAAAACGGAGGGCTTTTTG GTGTACAACCCCCAAACGGAGGTCAATGGACCGTTTGCCAAGCAGCTCGCCTTGAATATGACAGAAGGAGGGGATATCCTGACCACGCCGCCCTTCTATGAGACCAGTGTGCCCGGAGTATTTGCCGTGGGGGATTGTGCCACGCCGTTAAAGGCCGTCACGCCCGCGGTGTCGATGGGATCTTTGGCCGCTGGCGGTCTCGTGGCTCAGCTGCAGGCTCAGGCATTGCCGGAGTTTCGTCTCGATCAGGAGCTATAG
- the gliH gene encoding SRPBCC family protein has protein sequence MATSTPSFEYNISFTTPANPPSCEPKLTAKDLWTGIARVADAPQEYAPYVSKCEVLSRNGHALERKLTMANGAVHKSDGEIMYQDVEARTKDTGAKTTFLLSYHDTAAVSPESTDISFTVIYELKLTGIEPGSPEAERIQAEYPELTRKACTSTVEQIRERKKNGQLDAWAQAGEVPAW, from the exons atGGCAACCTCCACCCCCTCCTTCGAATACAACATCTCCTTCACGACCCCCGCCAACCCACCGTCCTGTGAGCCCAAGCTCACGGCAAAGGATCTTTGGACCGGCATCGCCCGAGTGGCAGATGCTCCCCAGGAATATGCGCCGTACGTCTCCAAGTGCGAGGTGCTCTCGCGCAACGGCCACGCTCTCGAGCGCAAACTGACCATGGCCAACGGGGCGGTCCACAAGAGCGACGGGGAGATCATGTATCAAGAT GTGGAAGCAAGAACCAAGGATACAGGCGCAAAGACTACCTTCTTGCTGTCCTACCACGACACGGCAGCCGTGAGCCCCGAATCGACGGATATCAGCTTTACGGTGATCTACGAGCTGAAGCTGACCGGGATCGAGCCTGGTAGTCCCGAGGCGGAACGCATTCAGGCGGAATACCCCGAGTTGACGCGCAAGGCCTGCACCTCGACGGTGGAGCAGATTCGGGAACGGAAGAAGAATGGGCAGTTGGACGCCTGGGCTCAGGCTGGTGAAGTTCCCGCCTGGTGA